One segment of Urocitellus parryii isolate mUroPar1 chromosome 5, mUroPar1.hap1, whole genome shotgun sequence DNA contains the following:
- the Tpi1 gene encoding triosephosphate isomerase, translating into MAEGGEEAEFCFTAVYISGQWPRLRADTDLQCAGTSTMAPSRKFFVGGNWKMNGRKKCLGELICTLNAAKVPADTEVVCAPPTAYIDFARQKLDPKIAVAAQNCYKVTNGAFTGEISPGMIKDCGATWVVLGHSERRHVFGESDELIGQKVAHALAEGLGVIACIGEKLDEREAGITEKVVFEQTKVIADNVKDWNKVVLAYEPVWAIGTGKTATPQQAQEVHEKLRGWLKSNVSDAVAQSTRIIYGGSVTGATCKELASQPDVDGFLVGGASLKPEFVDIINAKQ; encoded by the exons ATGGCTGAGGGCGGGGAGGAGGCGGAGTTCTGCTTCACAGCGGTATATATAAGCGGGCAGTGGCCGCGGCTGCGCGCTGATACTGACCTTCAGTGTGCCGGCACCAGCACCATGGCGCCCTCCAGGAAATTCTTCGTGGGGGGCAACTGGAAGATGAACGGGCGGAAGAAGTGTCTGGGGGAACTCATCTGTACCCTGAATGCGGCCAAGGTGCCCGCCGACACCG AGGTGGTTTGTGCGCCCCCCACTGCCTACATCGACTTCGCCCGGCAGAAACTAGATCCCAAGATTGCTGTGGCTGCGCAGAACTGCTACAAAGTGACTAATGGGGCCTTCACTGGGGAGATCAG CCCTGGCATGATCAAAGACTGTGGAGCCACGTGGGTAGTCCTGGGGCACTCGGAGAGGAGGCACGTCTTTGGGGAGTCAGATGAG CTGATTGGGCAGAAAGTGGCCCATGCCCTAGCAGAGGGACTCGGAGTGATCGCCTGCATTGGGGAGAAGCTAGATGAGAGGGAAGCTGGCATCACAGAGAAGGTTGTTTTCGAACAGACCAAGGTCATCGCAG ATAATGTGAAGGACTGGAACAAGGTCGTCCTGGCCTATGAGCCTGTGTGGGCCATTGGTACTGGCAAGACTGCAACACCCCAACAG GCCCAGGAAGTACATGAGAAACTTCGGGGATGGCTCAAGTCCAATGTTTCTGATGCAGTGGCTCAAAGCACTCGCATCATTTATGGAG GTTCTGTGACTGGGGCAACCTGCAAAGAGCTAGCCAGCCAGCCTGATGTGGACGGCTTCCTCGTGGGTGGTGCTTCCCTCAAGCCCGAATTTGTGGACATCATCAATGCCAAACAATAA
- the Usp5 gene encoding ubiquitin carboxyl-terminal hydrolase 5 isoform X2, whose product MAELSEEALLSVLPTIRVPKAGDRVHKDECAFSFDTPESEGGLYICMNTFLGFGKQYVERHFNKTGQRVYLHLRRTRRPKEEDTTAGTGDPPRKKPTRLAIGVEGGFDLTEEKFEYDEDVKIVILPDYLEIARDGLGGLPDIVRDRVTSAVEALLSADSASRKQEVQAWDGEVRQVSKHAFNLKQLDNPARIPPCGWKCSKCDMRENLWLNLTDGSILCGRRYFDGSGGNNHAVEHYRETGYPLAVKLGTITPDGADVYSYDEDDMVLDPSLAEHLSHFGIDMLKMQKTDKTMTELEIDMNQRIGEWELIQESGVPLKPLFGPGYTGIRNLGNSCYLNSVVQVLFSIPDFQRKYVDKLEKIFQNAPTDPTQDFSTQVAKLGHGLLSGEYSKPAPESGDGEQVPEQKEVQDGIAPRMFKALIGKGHPEFSTNRQQDAQEFFLHLINMVERNCRSSENPNEVFRFLVEEKIKCLATEKVKYTQRVDYIMQLPVPMDAALNKEELLEYEEKKRQAEEEKVPLPELVRAQVPFSSCLEAYGAPEQVDDFWSTALQAKSVAVKTTRFASFPDYLVIQIKKFTFGLDWVPKKLDVSIEMPEELDISQLRGTGLQPGEEELPDIAPPLVTPDEPKAPMLDESVIIQLVEMGFPMDACRKAVYYTGNSGAEAAMNWVMSHMDDPDFANPLILPGSSGPGSTSAAADPPPEDCVTTIVSMGFSRDQALKALRATNNSLERAVDWIFSHIDDLDAEAAMDISEGRSAADSISESVPVGPKVRDGPGKYQLFAFISHMGTSTMCGHYVCHIKKEGRWVIYNDQKVCASEKPPKDLGYIYFYQRVTS is encoded by the exons ATGGCGGAGCTGAGTGAGGAGGCGCTGCTGTCAGTGTTACCGACTATCCGGGTCCCCAAGGCTGGAGACCGGGTCCACAAAGACGAGTGCGCCTTCTCCTTCGACACGCCG GAGTCTGAGGGTGGCCTCTACATCTGTATGAACACATTCCTGGGCTTTGGGAAACAGTATGTGGAGAGACATTTTAATAAGACTGGCCAGCGCGTCTACCTACACCTCCGTCGGACCCGGCGCCCG AAAGAAGAGGACACTACTGCAGGCACTGGTGACCCACCGCGTAAGAAGCCTACCCGGCTGGCTATTG GTGTTGAAGGCGGATTTGACCTCACCGAGGAGAAGTTTGAATATGACGAGGATGTGAAGATTGTCATTTTGCCAGATTACCTGGAGATTGCCCGGGATGGGTTGGGGGGGCTACCTGACATTGTCAGAGATCGG GTGACCAGTGCAGTAGAGGCCCTACTCTCagctgactcagcctcccgaaaGCAGGAGGTACAGGCCTGGGATGGGGAAGTTCGGCAGGTATCTAAGCATGCCTTCAACCTCAAGCAGTTGGACAACCCTGCTCGGATCCCTCCCTG TGGCTGGAAGTGCTCCAAGTGTGATATGAGAGAGAACCTGTGGCTCAACCTGACAGACGGCTCCATCCTCTGTGGCCGACGTTACTTTGATGGCAGTGGGGGCAACAACCATGCTGTGGAGCACTATAGGGAGACAGGCTACCCATTAGCTGTCAAGCTGGGGACCATCACACCTGATGGAGCTG ATGTGTATTCATATGATGAGGATGATATGGTCCTGGACCCCAGCCTGGCTGAGCACCTGTCCCACTTTGGCATTGACATGCTGAAGATGCAGAAG ACGGACAAGACGATGACTGAGTTGGAGATAGATATGAACCAGCGGATTGGTGAATGGGAGCTGATCCAGGAGTCAGGTGTGCCACTTAAGCCCCTCTTTGGGCCCGGCTACACAGGCATCCGGAATCTGGGTAACAGTTGCTACCTCAACTCAGTGGTCCAGGTGCTCTTCAGCATCCCTGACTTCCAGAGGAA GTACGTGGATAAGCTGGAGAAGATCTTCCAGAATGCCCCGACAGACCCTACCCAGGACTTCAGCACCCAGGT GGCCAAGTTGGGCCATGGCCTTCTTTCGGGAGAGTATTCCAAGCCAGCACCAGAGTCCGGTGATGGGGAGCAGGTGCCAGAACAAAAG GAAGTTCAAGATGGCATTGCTCCTCGGATGTTCAAGGCCCTCATTGGCAAGGGCCACCCCGAGTTCTCCACCAATCGTCAGCAGGATGCCCAGGAATTTTTCCTTCACCTTATCAACATGGTGGAG AGGAATTGCCGGAGCTCTGAAAATCCTAATGAAGTGTTCCGCTTCTTGGTGGAGGAAAAGATCAAGTGCCTGGCCACAGAGAAGGTTAAGTACACCCAGCGAGTTGACTACATCATGCAGCTGCCCGTGCCCATGGATGCAGCCCTTAACAAAG AGGAGCTTCTAGAGTATGAGGAGAAGAAGCGGCAAGCTGAAGAGGAGAAGGTGCCATTGCCAGAACTGGTTCGTGCTCAGGTGCCCTTCAGCTCCTGCCTGGAGGCCTATGGGGCTCCTGAGCAGGTGGATGACTTCTGGAGCACGGCCTTGCAGGCCAAGTCAGTAGCTGTCAA GACCACACGGTTTGCCTCATTCCCTGACTACCTGGTCATCCAGATCAAGAAGTTCACCTTCGGCTTAGACTGGGTGCCCAAGAAACTGG ATGTGTCCATTGAGATGCCAGAGGAGCTAGACATCTCCCAATTGAGGGGTACAGGGCTGCAGCCAGGAGAGGAGGAGCTGCCTGACATTGCCCCACCCCTGGTCACTCCGGATGAGCCCAAAG CACCCATGTTGGACGAATCGGTCATCATACAGTTGGTGGAAATGGGCTTTCCTATGGATGCCTGCCGCAAAGCTGTCTACTACACGGGCAATAGTGGGGCTGAGGCCGCCATGAACTGGGTCATGTCACACATGGATGATCCAG ATTTTGCAAACCCTCTCATCTTGCCTGGCTCCAGTGGGCCTGGCTCCACAAGTGCAGCAGCTGATCCCCCACCAGAGGACTGTGTGACCACCATTGTCTCTATGGGCTTCTCAAGGGACCAGGCCCTGAAAGCTCTGCGGGCCACG AACAACAGTTTAGAACGGGCTGTGGACTGGATCTTCAGTCACATTGATGACCTGGATGCAGAAGCTGCCATGGACATCTCGGAAGGCCGCTCAGCTGCTGACTCCATCTCTGAGTCTGTGCCAGTGGGACCCAAAGTCCGGGATGGTCCTGGAA AGTATCAGCTTTTTGCCTTCATTAGTCACATGGGCACCTCTACCATGTGTGGTCACTACGTCTGCCACATCAAGAAGGAAGGCAG ATGGGTGATCTACAATGACCAGAAAGTGTGTGCCTCTGAGAAGCCACCCAAGGACCTGGGCTATATCTACTTCTACCAGAGAGTGACCAGCTAA
- the Usp5 gene encoding ubiquitin carboxyl-terminal hydrolase 5 isoform X1, with translation MAELSEEALLSVLPTIRVPKAGDRVHKDECAFSFDTPESEGGLYICMNTFLGFGKQYVERHFNKTGQRVYLHLRRTRRPKEEDTTAGTGDPPRKKPTRLAIGVEGGFDLTEEKFEYDEDVKIVILPDYLEIARDGLGGLPDIVRDRVTSAVEALLSADSASRKQEVQAWDGEVRQVSKHAFNLKQLDNPARIPPCGWKCSKCDMRENLWLNLTDGSILCGRRYFDGSGGNNHAVEHYRETGYPLAVKLGTITPDGADVYSYDEDDMVLDPSLAEHLSHFGIDMLKMQKTDKTMTELEIDMNQRIGEWELIQESGVPLKPLFGPGYTGIRNLGNSCYLNSVVQVLFSIPDFQRKYVDKLEKIFQNAPTDPTQDFSTQVAKLGHGLLSGEYSKPAPESGDGEQVPEQKEVQDGIAPRMFKALIGKGHPEFSTNRQQDAQEFFLHLINMVERNCRSSENPNEVFRFLVEEKIKCLATEKVKYTQRVDYIMQLPVPMDAALNKEELLEYEEKKRQAEEEKVPLPELVRAQVPFSSCLEAYGAPEQVDDFWSTALQAKSVAVKTTRFASFPDYLVIQIKKFTFGLDWVPKKLDVSIEMPEELDISQLRGTGLQPGEEELPDIAPPLVTPDEPKGSLGFYGNEDEDSFCSPHFSSPTSPMLDESVIIQLVEMGFPMDACRKAVYYTGNSGAEAAMNWVMSHMDDPDFANPLILPGSSGPGSTSAAADPPPEDCVTTIVSMGFSRDQALKALRATNNSLERAVDWIFSHIDDLDAEAAMDISEGRSAADSISESVPVGPKVRDGPGKYQLFAFISHMGTSTMCGHYVCHIKKEGRWVIYNDQKVCASEKPPKDLGYIYFYQRVTS, from the exons ATGGCGGAGCTGAGTGAGGAGGCGCTGCTGTCAGTGTTACCGACTATCCGGGTCCCCAAGGCTGGAGACCGGGTCCACAAAGACGAGTGCGCCTTCTCCTTCGACACGCCG GAGTCTGAGGGTGGCCTCTACATCTGTATGAACACATTCCTGGGCTTTGGGAAACAGTATGTGGAGAGACATTTTAATAAGACTGGCCAGCGCGTCTACCTACACCTCCGTCGGACCCGGCGCCCG AAAGAAGAGGACACTACTGCAGGCACTGGTGACCCACCGCGTAAGAAGCCTACCCGGCTGGCTATTG GTGTTGAAGGCGGATTTGACCTCACCGAGGAGAAGTTTGAATATGACGAGGATGTGAAGATTGTCATTTTGCCAGATTACCTGGAGATTGCCCGGGATGGGTTGGGGGGGCTACCTGACATTGTCAGAGATCGG GTGACCAGTGCAGTAGAGGCCCTACTCTCagctgactcagcctcccgaaaGCAGGAGGTACAGGCCTGGGATGGGGAAGTTCGGCAGGTATCTAAGCATGCCTTCAACCTCAAGCAGTTGGACAACCCTGCTCGGATCCCTCCCTG TGGCTGGAAGTGCTCCAAGTGTGATATGAGAGAGAACCTGTGGCTCAACCTGACAGACGGCTCCATCCTCTGTGGCCGACGTTACTTTGATGGCAGTGGGGGCAACAACCATGCTGTGGAGCACTATAGGGAGACAGGCTACCCATTAGCTGTCAAGCTGGGGACCATCACACCTGATGGAGCTG ATGTGTATTCATATGATGAGGATGATATGGTCCTGGACCCCAGCCTGGCTGAGCACCTGTCCCACTTTGGCATTGACATGCTGAAGATGCAGAAG ACGGACAAGACGATGACTGAGTTGGAGATAGATATGAACCAGCGGATTGGTGAATGGGAGCTGATCCAGGAGTCAGGTGTGCCACTTAAGCCCCTCTTTGGGCCCGGCTACACAGGCATCCGGAATCTGGGTAACAGTTGCTACCTCAACTCAGTGGTCCAGGTGCTCTTCAGCATCCCTGACTTCCAGAGGAA GTACGTGGATAAGCTGGAGAAGATCTTCCAGAATGCCCCGACAGACCCTACCCAGGACTTCAGCACCCAGGT GGCCAAGTTGGGCCATGGCCTTCTTTCGGGAGAGTATTCCAAGCCAGCACCAGAGTCCGGTGATGGGGAGCAGGTGCCAGAACAAAAG GAAGTTCAAGATGGCATTGCTCCTCGGATGTTCAAGGCCCTCATTGGCAAGGGCCACCCCGAGTTCTCCACCAATCGTCAGCAGGATGCCCAGGAATTTTTCCTTCACCTTATCAACATGGTGGAG AGGAATTGCCGGAGCTCTGAAAATCCTAATGAAGTGTTCCGCTTCTTGGTGGAGGAAAAGATCAAGTGCCTGGCCACAGAGAAGGTTAAGTACACCCAGCGAGTTGACTACATCATGCAGCTGCCCGTGCCCATGGATGCAGCCCTTAACAAAG AGGAGCTTCTAGAGTATGAGGAGAAGAAGCGGCAAGCTGAAGAGGAGAAGGTGCCATTGCCAGAACTGGTTCGTGCTCAGGTGCCCTTCAGCTCCTGCCTGGAGGCCTATGGGGCTCCTGAGCAGGTGGATGACTTCTGGAGCACGGCCTTGCAGGCCAAGTCAGTAGCTGTCAA GACCACACGGTTTGCCTCATTCCCTGACTACCTGGTCATCCAGATCAAGAAGTTCACCTTCGGCTTAGACTGGGTGCCCAAGAAACTGG ATGTGTCCATTGAGATGCCAGAGGAGCTAGACATCTCCCAATTGAGGGGTACAGGGCTGCAGCCAGGAGAGGAGGAGCTGCCTGACATTGCCCCACCCCTGGTCACTCCGGATGAGCCCAAAGGTAGCCTTGGTTTCTATGGCAACGAAGACGAAGACTCCTTCTGCTCCCCTCACTTCTCCTCTCCAACAT CACCCATGTTGGACGAATCGGTCATCATACAGTTGGTGGAAATGGGCTTTCCTATGGATGCCTGCCGCAAAGCTGTCTACTACACGGGCAATAGTGGGGCTGAGGCCGCCATGAACTGGGTCATGTCACACATGGATGATCCAG ATTTTGCAAACCCTCTCATCTTGCCTGGCTCCAGTGGGCCTGGCTCCACAAGTGCAGCAGCTGATCCCCCACCAGAGGACTGTGTGACCACCATTGTCTCTATGGGCTTCTCAAGGGACCAGGCCCTGAAAGCTCTGCGGGCCACG AACAACAGTTTAGAACGGGCTGTGGACTGGATCTTCAGTCACATTGATGACCTGGATGCAGAAGCTGCCATGGACATCTCGGAAGGCCGCTCAGCTGCTGACTCCATCTCTGAGTCTGTGCCAGTGGGACCCAAAGTCCGGGATGGTCCTGGAA AGTATCAGCTTTTTGCCTTCATTAGTCACATGGGCACCTCTACCATGTGTGGTCACTACGTCTGCCACATCAAGAAGGAAGGCAG ATGGGTGATCTACAATGACCAGAAAGTGTGTGCCTCTGAGAAGCCACCCAAGGACCTGGGCTATATCTACTTCTACCAGAGAGTGACCAGCTAA